The genomic DNA aaaaaaaaaagaaatgagaaaccaATCAAGCAGATGTTATTTATTGAGTACTGACCAGATCTGGAGACTGATGCTTCGGAAGAAGCAATGATCTTAGAGACAGATCTGATGCTGGTGCTCAACGCCATGATCAGAACTAATCGAGAaactgcaacaacaaaaaaaagatgaacgAGACGACTTCTCTGAAACTTTTACGGCGAATCTATTTGGAGAGGAGAGACTGAGAAAATGGGATGATGATAGTATTCACACGTGCCAACGACATCTTCTTTTAGGCCCGGCCCAGTTTCTCTTACACAAGGCCTCTTTtgctttaaaaaattatttcacatTTCAATAATTTATTTCCTTACATTATAAAGGCCTCTTTGTTCAAGGACTTAGATTTCAGTTTTTGGTGACTTTGCTTTTTAGAtttgtgttttggtgtttgCTTTTAATAtgcatccattttttttttgggtttcttttcttctttagacTAAAGATCTTAGGGACATTCAGTAGTCCATCGTCTAATGACTGCGAGGACATCATGTTGGCCGTCGCCTCTTATAGTTTTAACTTCTAACTTTTTATCTGtgttcaataataaaatttagatgaaaaaaaaaaataaatcatacgaagtcaaaatttaaaaattctagaCAAACTCTCTTAAGTGTAGGGTTATAGGAGCTCCACGTGGCGCAAAATAGAATCTGAAATAATTCATCTACTCGATGGTCCTCAGCTAgagatgatgattcttattTCTTAACCACAAAAGAACCAGACGATGGAAGCAACCAAGAAGCGTATCTTATCTTCTACAGTTCATATTAAAAACGCACGAAAGTGAAACCAATAaagattcttttaaaaaaaaaacataataataatgctAGAAAAATAAACATGGCTCACTTGCAACAGAGCCTCTACTCCGCCGCTAGGCGAGAGTTTTCTTATCCGGGAAGGTCCGGTCAGGGAAAAGATCAAGAGAAGCTGACTTGGAGCCGTTTTCCTGTGAAAGTACGGTGCGCATCAACCGAGTCTTTAACGAGTTTGACTCATGATCATGCGGCTGAGACAGAGTTAAAGTATCTGGTGAGTCAGCACGGGTGGGACGTGAGGAGATTGAATACAGACGACGAGGATGAGATCAGGAGAGTGTCTCTTGTTCAAGCCGACGCTTTCCACATCCCTCTAGCTCTTTTCAatgatttcttctttctgttttttcaggtttgtttagcataattctCTAAATCTGTAGTTAAGCttcaatattaattttgatatatgtatgAGGATTTTGCTAATTTTGATATTTGCAGGCAGAGGTACTCTCAGCACTTCTTTACAAACTAAAGAATTCACCATCTGACAGGtaaaaaacaaatgacaaaCCTCATTTCCTTCAATACTTGTATAATATCAAAACGTTAGTAAAGTTGTAAGAAAATGCGACAGATATGCATGTCTTGTGGCGGAGCAAACGAGCGAAGCTGAAACTTCGTCGAGCACTAGTGTTGTCGGTGTAGTTGACGTCACAGCTCAGAATGAAAGTTCAGTGCTTTGTCATTTCCCCGGTGTTGAAGAATATCTTTACGTCTCGGGGTTAGCCGTCTCAAAAGCtcaaaggagaaagaagatggCAAGTACATTGTTAAAGGCATGtgatgttttgtgttatttgtggGGTTTCAAGCTACTTGCTCTAAGAGCTTATGAAGACGACGCAGCTGCTAGAAATCTCTACTCAAACGCTGGTTATGACGTAGTTGCTACTGATCCCTTGTGGACCTCTACTTGGATCGGCAGAAAACGCCGCGTTCTTATGACTAAACGCTTTTCTTAGACTGTTTTCTTCGTGTATATTTTACATTAGCCTTGCACATTGCATTGACAATAATAAGCACACTACCATCGAATTGGATACAGAGTACATGTGCAACCAAACTGAAAACTGAAATTGAAGAGGACCATCAAGATACCTAGCAAATTATCCAGACGTCAAACTTTTCTACAAAAGGGTTAAAACTAGCAACACGACCATGTTTCGTTACTACATCTAAGTGGACAAAAGCTGCAGATAACGTTTCTTCCTAAAAGATGTGAAAGCCGACCAAACCTATTGACATTCGAGAACCTGACATGCTCCTTAGAGCGAACAGAAAACAGAGTCAGTGAATCACGTGGACGGTCTGGTGAAGAGTGACATCCCCTTTAGATCTAGAGGCGGGAGTCCCGGGACATGATTTCCTTCAGGTCCCATCCAGAGACCTCCATTGTGATGAGGAGGCAGCAGTACTGGCGACTGACTGTTGTTGCTCTTCTCTGTTGAtgtttcttgcttcttcttcacaaattcAAAGAACTCAGCAACCTGGCGTGCGTaccttttaataaaagaaaaaacgtCTGTTAGAAGATTTAGGATTCTTCAATTAAGTTATGGTGACATTACAGTAGTGTAAGAAGAACTTACTGTGCCTTTGCCTCTATATCTAGACTGAAGTCAATATTGGGTTCACAGTCCAAAACCAGAGCAGGGACctgttgaaaccaaataaaccagTCTAAGCAAAAATCCATCTCTAGACTCCTagcacaaacataaaaaaataaggtAGCTTTACTTACTTTCTGGATACTAGAATGCATATGATTCCCTTCCAAGTAAAAGACGCGGTCTTTTATATCAGGATGCAGAGAGCTGTCCATGTGTAAAGACGGTTTACTAACAGACAACACACCATGGTTTCCGCTCTCAAACGGGAGAAGCCAGCTCTCATGTTTCTCGTGCAAATCTTGGAGGTACTTCAACGAGACTCCACCTTCTTCAGTTCGTTTCCTGAGCATCATCCGCTTGTGGCAAGTGTCTGGACTCGCCCTCAAGTATATAAACCCATCAGGAACAAGTCCAGGTAAACAAGAGACAACCGGATCAAACCACGAATCATAGATGCTGATCTCCATCTCGTTCATCCACTTAGCTTCATGAACCGCACGCACAAACACCTGAAGAATGTCACGTTccacaaaatataaagtttGCAATCACACATTCCAAAactatcaattttttaaaacatttgctTTCAAAGTTACCATTCTGTCACTGAAGACACTCCTTTCCATCAGCCTGAGAGGTTTCACCCCAGAAGCAGACTCTTTCTCCTGCATTAGCCGAGTGACGAACACATAGTTCTGGAAAGTATAAGCATACCTCTGAGGCTCAGAGTAGAAAGCATCCAAGATATTGAAATGGTCAGGTCCAACATCTTGCCACTTAGCAACTGGCTCAGGAACAATCNAGGCCCGGCCCAGTTTCTCTTACACAAGGCCTCTTTtgctttaaaaaattatttcacatTTCAATAATTTATTTCCTTACATTATAAAGGCCTCTTTGTTCAAGGACTTAGATTTCAGTTTTTGGTGACTTTGCTTTTTAGAtttgtgttttggtgtttgCTTTTAATAtgcatccattttttttttgggtttcttttcttctttagacTAAAGATCTTAGGGACATTCAGTAGTCCATCGTCTAATGACTGCGAGGACATCATGTTGGCCGTCGCCTCTTATAGTTTTAACTTCTAACTTTTTATCTGtgttcaataataaaatttagatgaaaaaaaaaaataaatcatacgaagtcaaaatttaaaaattctagaCAAACTCTCTTAAGTGTAGGGTTATAGGAGCTCCACGTGGCGCAAAATAGAATCTGAAATAATTCATCTACTCGATGGTCCTCAGCTAgagatgatgattcttattTCTTAACCACAAAAGAACCAGACGATGGAAGCAACCAAGAAGCGTATCTTATCTTCTACAGTTCATATTAAAAACGCACGAAAGTGAAACCAATAaagattcttttaaaaaaaaaacataataataatgctAGAAAAATAAACATGGCTCACTTGCAACAGAGCCTCTACTCCGCCGCTAGGCGAGAGTTTTCTTATCCGGGAAGGTCCGGTCAGGGAAAAGATCAAGAGAAGCTGACTTGGAGCCGTTTTCCTGTGAAAGTACGGTGCGCATCAACCGAGTCTTTAACGAGTTTGACTCATGATCATGCGGCTGAGACAGAGTTAAAGTATCTGGTGAGTCAGCACGGGTGGGACGTGAGGAGATTGAATACAGACGACGAGGATGAGATCAGGAGAGTGTCTCTTGTTCAAGCCGACGCTTTCCACATCCCTCTAGCTCTTTTCAatgatttcttctttctgttttttcaggtttgtttagcataattctCTAAATCTGTAGTTAAGCttcaatattaattttgatatatgtatgAGGATTTTGCTAATTTTGATATTTGCAGGCAGAGGTACTCTCAGCACTTCTTTACAAACTAAAGAATTCACCATCTGACAGGtaaaaaacaaatgacaaaCCTCATTTCCTTCAATACTTGTATAATATCAAAACGTTAGTAAAGTTGTAAGAAAATGCGACAGATATGCATGTCTTGTGGCGGAGCAAACGAGCGAAGCTGAAACTTCGTCGAGCACTAGTGTTGTCGGTGTAGTTGACGTCACAGCTCAGAATGAAAGTTCAGTGCTTTGTCATTTCCCCGGTGTTGAAGAATATCTTTACGTCTCGGGGTTAGCCGTCTCAAAAGCtcaaaggagaaagaagatggCAAGTACATTGTTAAAGGCATGtgatgttttgtgttatttgtggGGTTTCAAGCTACTTGCTCTAAGAGCTTATGAAGACGACGCAGCTGCTAGAAATCTCTACTCAAACGCTGGTTATGACGTAGTTGCTACTGATCCCTTGTGGACCTCTACTTGGATCGGCAGAAAACGCCGCGTTCTTATGACTAAACGCTTTTCTTAGACTGTTTTCTTCGTGTATATTTTACATTAGCCTTGCACATTGCATTGACAATAATAAGCACACTACCATCGAATTGGATACAGAGTACATGTGCAACCAAACTGAAAACTGAAATTGAAGAGGACCATCAAGATACCTAGCAAATTATCCAGACGTCAAACTTTTCTACAAAAGGGTTAAAACTAGCAACACGACCATGTTTCGTTACTACATCTAAGTGGACAAAAGCTGCAGATAACGTTTCTTCCTAAAAGATGTGAAAGCCGACCAAACCTATTGACATTCGAGAACCTGACATGCTCCTTAGAGCGAACAGAAAACAGAGTCAGTGAATCACGTGGACGGTCTGGTGAAGAGTGACATCCCCTTTAGATCTAGAGGCGGGAGTCCCGGGACATGATTTCCTTCAGGTCCCATCCAGAGACCTCCATTGTGATGAGGAGGCAGCAGTACTGGCGACTGACTGTTGTTGCTCTTCTCTGTTGAtgtttcttgcttcttcttcacaaattcAAAGAACTCAGCAACCTGGCGTGCGTaccttttaataaaagaaaaaacgtCTGTTAGAAGATTTAGGATTCT from Camelina sativa cultivar DH55 chromosome 7, Cs, whole genome shotgun sequence includes the following:
- the LOC104701872 gene encoding uncharacterized protein LOC104701872, producing MAHLQQSLYSAARREFSYPGRSGQGKDQEKLTWSRFPVKVRCASTESLTSLTHDHAAETELKYLVSQHGWDVRRLNTDDEDEIRRVSLVQADAFHIPLALFNDFFFLFFQAEVLSALLYKLKNSPSDRYACLVAEQTSEAETSSSTSVVGVVDVTAQNESSVLCHFPGVEEYLYVSGLAVSKAQRRKKMASTLLKACDVLCYLWGFKLLALRAYEDDAAARNLYSNAGYDVVATDPLWTSTWIGRKRRVLMTKRFS